A portion of the Lolium rigidum isolate FL_2022 chromosome 1, APGP_CSIRO_Lrig_0.1, whole genome shotgun sequence genome contains these proteins:
- the LOC124658272 gene encoding calcium-transporting ATPase 5, plasma membrane-type-like, whose amino-acid sequence MVAAAISLSLGMATEGVKDGWYDGGSIFFAVFLVIFVTATSDYRQSLQFQHLNAEKQNIQVEVIRGGKRIGASIFDLVVGDVVPLKIGDQVPADGVLISGHSLAIDESSMTGESKIVHKDQKAPMLMSGCKVADGYGSMLVTGVGTNTEWGMLMANLSEDIGEETPLQVRLNGVATLIGVVGLSVAGAVLVVLWLRYFTGHSNNPDGTTEFVAGTTGAKQGFMGAIRIFTMASLRGL is encoded by the exons ATGGTAGCTGCTGCTATATCATTATCGCTGGGCATGGCAACAGAG GGTGTAAAAGATGGATGGTATGATGGTGGAAGCATATTCTTTGCTGTTTTTCTTGTGATATTTGTAACAG CAACCAGTGATTATAGACAATCTCTTCAGTTTCAACATCTGAATGCGGAGAAACAGAACATACAAGTTGAG GTTATCAGAGGTGGTAAAAGAATAGGTGCTTCAATATTTGACCTTGTTGTTGGCGATGTTGTTCCCCTCAAAATCGGTGATCAA GTTCCTGCAGATGGTGTCCTGATATCTGGTCATTCTCTTGCAATAGATGAATCAAGTATGACAGGAGAGTCCAAAATT GTTCATAAGGACCAAAAGGCACCTATGTTGATGTCTGGTTGCAAGGTTGCAGATGGTTACGGTTCTATGTTG GTAACAGGTGTGGGTACCAATACTGAATGGGGTATGTTGATGGCAAACCTTTCAGAAGATATTGGTGAAGAAACCCCATTACAG GTGCGCTTGAATGGTGTTGCTACTTTAATTGGTGTCGTGGGTTTGTCAGTTGCTGGTGCTGTCCTTGTCGTGCTTTGGTTAAG ATATTTTACTGGGCATAGCAATAATCCAGATGGAACTACCGAATTTGTGGCTGGGACTACTGGTGCAAAACAGGGATTTATGGGGGCAATTAGAATTTTTACAATGGCTTCCTTGAGAGGATTATAA